The following is a genomic window from bacterium.
CGTTCTGCCTCAAGTTCATATCCATAAGCATGCCGAAACAGGTGTCTGAACCCTCTAAGTTCATCCAGTAGATTAAAAGATTCATCGGATAAAAGATTAGGTCTGATACCATTGATTCTAATCTTCATTCGTCGCAGAAGGTCAATATGGTATCTTGTGGCGCCCTCAATCTGGTTTTCAAAGAATTCGGCAATCAACTTGAACATATCTTCGTAAGCAGAATATAGATTATGAAGTTTATAGGCTAAACTATTGGTTAAATCCTCATTATTGATATTTTTTCTTAACTCATTAACCTTACTATCAAGCGAAGAATATATTTTTAGGACTTCCTTCTTTTGAGATTCTAAATCAGCAAGAAAGATATTTATCCTCTCTTCCATTTTATGCCACCTCCCATAATAATCCTTTCTGCAAAATGTATCTCCTCAAGAGGAACAACATTGACATCCCTTTCAAGATTCCTACTCAAGAAACTTGTGGCTAAAGTCAATTTATCTTTATCGAATCCTTTTAAGGCAATATCTATATCAGAAAATTCTCCAAAGCGGTAAGGTTTTGTCAAGGAGCCAAAGATATATGCTTCTTCAAAAGAGACTATTCCTGAAAGCTCCTCAACAACTCTAAAAGTTTTCTCCAAGAGTTCTTTCCTTAAAAACTCCGTCTTCTCTGCTTTTTCTCTATAAGTCCTTTCGATAATCTCTAATTTCATTCCATTTAAAACCTCAATTACTGCCTTTTCTTCATCTTCATTAAAGTATGGTTTTGTTATTGGAATATTCATTAATTATTTCCTTTCATTAGTCTCTGCTTTTATTTCTTTTCTTTAAAAAAGTTCTCTATTTCTCTTATAAATTGTGACCAAATCTCTGTAATATTATTAGCCAGGTATTCTAACTGATTTTCATTAAGCATGAATCCATATCCATGAGCGAAAAAATGTCTAAAGGTCAGATATTCATAAAGTTTATCCGACAGATTCTCTGATATAATCCCGTTCGATACTGAAGAATTTAATAAATCTT
Proteins encoded in this region:
- a CDS encoding nucleotidyltransferase domain-containing protein, with product MNIPITKPYFNEDEEKAVIEVLNGMKLEIIERTYREKAEKTEFLRKELLEKTFRVVEELSGIVSFEEAYIFGSLTKPYRFGEFSDIDIALKGFDKDKLTLATSFLSRNLERDVNVVPLEEIHFAERIIMGGGIKWKRG